The following coding sequences lie in one Candidatus Methanomethylicota archaeon genomic window:
- a CDS encoding 4-vinyl reductase, producing the protein MKLKEQLNPKEMNMAMLESMMRGLMECSPFGYRSILYSMGFRAGQTLHTLTSQEAYATLTSHLEKAASQLKAMGIGQLEIEKISLQEGRIELSLTGNVECMVGRSLQGYAGASLTIGLIEGFLSETLKTPVHATETSCIAKGSDKCRFTIQIINKTPTHNGTPGFPENQPNP; encoded by the coding sequence ATGAAGTTAAAGGAGCAATTAAACCCTAAAGAGATGAATATGGCCATGCTTGAATCCATGATGAGGGGACTAATGGAATGCAGCCCCTTCGGCTATAGAAGCATACTCTACTCCATGGGCTTCAGAGCCGGCCAAACCCTCCACACCCTCACCTCACAAGAGGCCTATGCCACCCTCACAAGCCACCTCGAGAAAGCTGCATCCCAACTTAAAGCCATGGGCATAGGCCAACTGGAAATCGAGAAAATCAGCCTCCAAGAGGGGCGCATAGAGCTAAGCCTAACCGGAAACGTGGAATGCATGGTGGGACGCAGCCTACAAGGATATGCCGGAGCATCCCTCACCATAGGATTAATCGAGGGATTCCTCAGTGAAACCCTCAAAACCCCAGTCCACGCCACAGAAACATCCTGCATAGCCAAAGGCTCAGACAAATGCAGATTCACCATCCAAATCATCAATAAAACCCCCACCCAC